Proteins from one Paenibacillus amylolyticus genomic window:
- the pstB gene encoding phosphate ABC transporter ATP-binding protein PstB codes for MKDLIHIDKLNLYYDTHHALKNISMDLPEKTVTAFIGPSGCGKSTLLRTLNRMNDMIPGVRVEGQVMLNGSDIYSNEIEVETLRKRVGMVFQQPNPFPKSIYDNVAYGPRLHGVTQKAELDQLVEQSLVHAALWDEVKDVLKKSALSLSGGQQQRLCIARALAVQPDVLLMDEATSALDPISTLKIEELVKELHHKFTIVMVTHNMHQAARVSGRTVFFLNGEVVEATDTETLFSTPQDSRTEDYISGRFG; via the coding sequence ATGAAGGACCTCATTCACATTGATAAACTTAATTTATACTATGATACGCATCACGCGCTTAAAAATATATCGATGGATCTGCCGGAAAAAACCGTTACTGCGTTCATCGGGCCGTCAGGTTGTGGTAAATCGACATTGCTTCGCACGTTAAACCGGATGAATGACATGATTCCGGGTGTTCGTGTGGAAGGACAGGTTATGCTGAATGGCTCGGACATTTACAGTAATGAGATTGAAGTGGAGACACTGCGCAAACGAGTGGGCATGGTGTTCCAACAACCCAATCCGTTCCCGAAGTCCATCTATGATAATGTGGCGTACGGACCGCGCTTGCACGGGGTAACCCAGAAGGCTGAGCTGGATCAGTTGGTGGAACAGAGCCTTGTCCATGCTGCCCTGTGGGATGAAGTGAAGGATGTATTGAAAAAGTCGGCACTTAGTCTGTCCGGCGGACAGCAGCAGCGTCTCTGTATTGCTCGGGCGCTGGCTGTACAGCCTGACGTTCTGCTGATGGATGAAGCAACGTCCGCACTCGACCCGATCTCCACATTGAAGATTGAGGAGTTGGTGAAGGAGTTGCACCACAAGTTCACGATCGTTATGGTTACCCACAATATGCACCAGGCTGCACGGGTATCTGGACGCACGGTATTTTTCCTGAATGGTGAAGTGGTGGAGGCAACGGATACGGAGACGTTATTCTCCACACCGCAAGATTCCCGAACCGAGGATTATATCTCCGGAAGGTTCGGTTAA